One Coccinella septempunctata chromosome 1, icCocSept1.1, whole genome shotgun sequence DNA window includes the following coding sequences:
- the LOC123321003 gene encoding N-acetyltransferase 9-like protein isoform X1 — MILNKNTKIIGSRVILVPYQKKHVPKYHTWMQSEELRNLTSSEQLSLEEEYNMQQSWLLDENKCTFIILDKEIYTNSKDEIVAMIGDTNFFLTDINGVLCAEAEIMIAEVTSQGKKRGWDSMLHMFLYGIAFIHIKHFIVKIGNSNSKSISMFRKMGFIQTKEVDVFNEVTMEKDVDSKWIEWIESQLPIHGVLNDEKFG, encoded by the exons ATGATActtaataaaaatacaaaaataattgGGAGCAGAGTCATATTAGTACCCTACCAGAAGAAGCATGTACCAAA GTATCATACCTGGATGCAATCAGAGGAGTTAAGAAACCTCACTTCATCCGAACAACTATCTCTCGAAGAAGAATATAATATGCAACAATCATGGCTTCTTGATGAAAACA aatgcacattcataatattggaTAAAGAGATCTATACTAATTCTAAAGATGAGATTGTTGCTATGATTGGAGATACGAATTTTTTCTTAACCGATATAAATGGAGTACTTTGCGCTGAGGCTGAAATTATGATCGCAGAAGTAACGAGTCAAGGGAAGAAACGAGGTTGGGATTCAATGTTACATATGTTCCTATATGGCATTGCTTTTATCCACATCAAACATTTCATTGTGAAAATAGGAAACTCCAACTCAAAAAGCATCAGTATGTTCCGGAAAATGGGATTTATTCAGACAAAAGAAGTTGACGTTTTCAATGAGGTAACTATGGAGAAGGATGTAGACTCTAAGTGGATAGAATGGATTGAAAGTCAATTACCTATTCATGGAGTATTAAATGATGAGAAATTCGGGTGA
- the LOC123321003 gene encoding N-acetyltransferase 9-like protein isoform X2 encodes MILNKNTKIIGSRVILVPYQKKHVPKYHTWMQSEELRNLTSSEQLSLEEEYNMQQSWLLDENKCTFIILDKEIYTNSKDEIVAMIGDTNFFLTDINGVLCAEAEIMIAEVTSQGKKRGWDSMLHMFLYGIAFIHIKHFIVKIGNSNSKSISMFRKMGFIQTKEVDVFNEQHY; translated from the exons ATGATActtaataaaaatacaaaaataattgGGAGCAGAGTCATATTAGTACCCTACCAGAAGAAGCATGTACCAAA GTATCATACCTGGATGCAATCAGAGGAGTTAAGAAACCTCACTTCATCCGAACAACTATCTCTCGAAGAAGAATATAATATGCAACAATCATGGCTTCTTGATGAAAACA aatgcacattcataatattggaTAAAGAGATCTATACTAATTCTAAAGATGAGATTGTTGCTATGATTGGAGATACGAATTTTTTCTTAACCGATATAAATGGAGTACTTTGCGCTGAGGCTGAAATTATGATCGCAGAAGTAACGAGTCAAGGGAAGAAACGAGGTTGGGATTCAATGTTACATATGTTCCTATATGGCATTGCTTTTATCCACATCAAACATTTCATTGTGAAAATAGGAAACTCCAACTCAAAAAGCATCAGTATGTTCCGGAAAATGGGATTTATTCAGACAAAAGAAGTTGACGTTTTCAATGAG
- the LOC123321003 gene encoding N-acetyltransferase 9-like protein isoform X3 — protein MILNKNTKIIGSRVILVPYQKKHVPKYHTWMQSEELRNLTSSEQLSLEEEYNMQQSWLLDENKCTFIILDKEIYTNSKDEIVAMIGDTNFFLTDINGVLCAEAEIMIAEVTSQGKKRGWDSMLHMFLYGIAFIHIKHFIVKIGNSNSKSISMFRKMGFIQTKEVDVFNEHY, from the exons ATGATActtaataaaaatacaaaaataattgGGAGCAGAGTCATATTAGTACCCTACCAGAAGAAGCATGTACCAAA GTATCATACCTGGATGCAATCAGAGGAGTTAAGAAACCTCACTTCATCCGAACAACTATCTCTCGAAGAAGAATATAATATGCAACAATCATGGCTTCTTGATGAAAACA aatgcacattcataatattggaTAAAGAGATCTATACTAATTCTAAAGATGAGATTGTTGCTATGATTGGAGATACGAATTTTTTCTTAACCGATATAAATGGAGTACTTTGCGCTGAGGCTGAAATTATGATCGCAGAAGTAACGAGTCAAGGGAAGAAACGAGGTTGGGATTCAATGTTACATATGTTCCTATATGGCATTGCTTTTATCCACATCAAACATTTCATTGTGAAAATAGGAAACTCCAACTCAAAAAGCATCAGTATGTTCCGGAAAATGGGATTTATTCAGACAAAAGAAGTTGACGTTTTCAATGAG
- the LOC123320979 gene encoding uncharacterized protein LOC123320979, with protein MTRTRWKFARIIGIIAASILLYLLLGVKTYLYKASVFLPNAHPNEVWEYVADFSNMKYLNPTIEDFEIIEENGNYNHWQYTVQYKEHLSHWPYLPNYAKARFSIKPDESKSKFFIKSFHTTCLINDFLCLNSESEFSFTRGYSSHGVHCDEEIAYECPAIFARFCEREVKYQRDAIMLNLKRRFQ; from the exons ATGACGAGAACGCGGTGGAAGTTCGCTAGAATAATTGGTATAATTGCCGCGTCAATTTTACTTTATTTATTGCTGGGAGTCAAAACTTACCTTTACAAAGCCAGTGTATTCTTGCCGAATGCTCACCCCAACGAAGTGTGGGAGTACGTTGCAGATTTCAGCAATATGAAATATCTAAATCCCACAAT AGAGGATTTTGAAATCATCGAAGAAAATGGCAATTACAACCATTGGCAGTACACTGTGCAGTATAAGGAACATCTGTCACACTGGCCCTATTTGCCGAACTATGCCAAAGCTAGATTTAGCATAAAACCCGACGAATCTAAATCCAAGTTTTTCATCAAATCATTTCATACCACGTGTTTAATCAATGATTTTCTGTGTc tGAATTCGGAAAGTGAATTTTCATTCACTCGGGGATATTCGTCACATGGAGTGCATTGTGACGAAGAAATAGCTTATGAATGTCCAGCCATCTTTGCTAGATTTTGTGAAAGAGAAGTGAAATATCAACGAGATGCTATAATGTTGAATCTAAAGAGACGTTTCCAATGA